TACTAAATATAATGAACATACCATAACAGATATACAATTTAACATACCTCATTTTCCCACACTGATCGCGCAATGTGGTCTTTATAATATGATAGAAGGCGTGGATTAATAGGTTGCCCGGGGATTTCACCTGCTTCAACTGCCTTTTTTCCTTTTTCACTAGAAGAAGCTCTTCCAgcatcagcctctcctaaattatcttcattatcctcatcactaCTTTCTTCATCAAACTCTTCTTCATTGTTATCATCTTCCACAGTATCTTTGTCTACCTCTTCCACAATATCTTTGTCACTACCATCGTTCCTACTGTCCTCGCTACTATACTCACTAGCATTATCACTCTCTTCCACATTATCTTTGTCTACCTCTTCCACAATATCTTCATTACGACGTCGATCGCCTCTTCGAATTGATGCTGATGACTTTTTCGTCGGCCTTTCAGGCAACCTAAAACAGCAGGGGATGTAGTAAAGACATGGTATTACTTTTAACATAACCTCCATAAATAAGCTGATCACCAGAGCTTCGATTGAATCATCGGAATTTATCTACATAATCTCTAAAAGCTTATAGCGAATTTGTAAGAAATACATAACAGAAATTGGGATACGAAACATTCAAAAAAATTGTTACCCACCTATGCTAGCAAGAAATCGCAATAAAATTCAAATAAATTGATGAGCTTCAAACGTTATACTGGAATTGAAAATGGGCATTACTAATTCAATCTAACAAATCCTTAAAAATGTTATCTTCTAATTAGATAACCAAAAACTCACCTGACCCTAATCCTTCAATAAAATTTTACattcatcaaaatcaatcaatcaaagaaTCATACCTAACGAGTTTTCTTATGAATTTtggattttgaaaaaattaaataaaaaaaagagatttttagATTCAACTTACTTAGAGAAATCTTGAGGAGATGATttcggtttttgatatcgtcccaTAATATCTTGATCCCGTTAAATATGATTTGGTTAAGATTTCCCTTGAAGATGTGAAATTGTTTCTAGGGAATATTTCTGCTCTTCACGGttcagaagagaagaagagaagagaagaagtgaaCATGGAAAGTTTCGACTTTTGAAACGTGTTAAGGGTTTTGGGCGAGGACAGTTTTGTCCGATTCATGAAAAGATATTGGATAGATCGTATCAGGTGAGTTGGCCCCGATTTTCCCTCTC
This genomic stretch from Papaver somniferum cultivar HN1 chromosome 5, ASM357369v1, whole genome shotgun sequence harbors:
- the LOC113278435 gene encoding ribosomal RNA processing protein 1 homolog isoform X2; this encodes MGRYQKPKSSPQDFSKLPERPTKKSSASIRRGDRRRNEDIVEEVDKDNVEESDNASEYSSEDSRNDGSDKDIVEEVDKDTVEDDNNEEEFDEESSDEDNEDNLGEADAGRASSSEKGKKAVEAGEIPGQPINPRLLSYYKDHIARSVWENENPRENPTPLLKLHQHQDMVKKKMAY